One Carassius gibelio isolate Cgi1373 ecotype wild population from Czech Republic chromosome A7, carGib1.2-hapl.c, whole genome shotgun sequence DNA window includes the following coding sequences:
- the LOC128016671 gene encoding teashirt homolog 3 isoform X1 codes for MPRRKQQAPRRSAAYVPEELKEAALLDEDVEGEDSAVEEEPAMKYVCQDKDLLLKDRQGFHDSPPADFSSHEMDSESHLSESSDRMSDFESASVKNEEDISAKEPLTSLSSTSSVMMTTTATPSSEETTTLGPDSLEQMKAIYTSFLTNSYWSSLNLNMPQQTAEKPPRSHSSSSSSSSSSSSCGSGGYDWHQTAVAKTLHNVSQNQSRLLHPASEPNLFSTVQLYRQSTKLYGSIFTGASKFRCKDCSAAYDTLVELTVHMNETGHYRDDNHETDSEGTKRWSKPRKRSLMEMEGKEDAQKVLKCMYCGHSFESLQDLSVHMIKTKHYQKVPLKEPVTPVAAKIISSARKRAPIELEFPSSPDSNGGTPKPSLSDPNDFLQKTPNPYITSNNRYGHQNGASYAWQFESRKSQILKCMECGSSHDTLQELTAHMMVTGHFIKVTNSAIKKGKPIMESMSTTAPNTITTNEEKVQSVPLAATAFSPPPPAPPPPCISPAITPMEIKKEEKEVECTKEINDSKDKKATDSETDEKFEVSSKYPYLTEEDLEENPKGGFDILKSLENTVTSAINKAQNGTPSWGGYPSIHAAYQLPNIMKLSLRSSGKSSPLKYMFSGEEILSSIKSQPLISPPSCQTSPLPKNNFHAMEELVKKVTEKVAKVEEKMRDPGARSSPLRRTTPSPCSSDAGESARAESPKERRGAKTPETNGGGNTHKDSNGDALTKEFPENGTDHVVKTPVSNLCSSTAIITDHPPEQPFVNPLSALQSVMNVHLGKAAKPALPSLDPMSMLFKMSNSLAEKAAIAASTPSQTKKNNDHLDRYFYHVNNDQPIDLTKGKSDKSNSLRSAALSSSTSTPTSISPSSAITMAKASSAVASFMSSSPLRENALSDISDMLRNLTENHASKSSTPTSLSERSDIDGSTAEEAEEISPAQKRKGRQSNWNPQHLLILQAQFASSLRQTGDGKYIMSDLSPQERMHISRFTGLSMTTISHWLANVKYQLRRTGGTKFLKNLDSGHPVFFCSDCASQIRSPSTYISHLESHLGFRLRDLAKLSGEHLVTQISRHNKGLCEKLLSTQAHSIPNPSPHSHSPSPSPDEEANGTSYQCKLCNRTFASKHAVKLHLSKTHGKSPEDHLMYVSELERP; via the coding sequence CATATGTGCCAGAGGAGCTAAAGGAGGCTGCCTTACTAGATGAAGATGTTGAAGGAGAGGATTCAGCTGTGGAGGAGGAACCTGCAATGAAGTATGTGTGCCAGGACAAGGACTTACTCCTTAAAGACAGGCAAGGCTTCCATGATTCTCCACCGGCGGATTTCTCTAGCCATGAAATGGACAGCGAATCACACCTGAGTGAGTCCAGTGACCGCATGTCAGACTTTGAGAGTGCCTCAGTAAAGAATGAAGAAGATATTTCAGCCAAGGAGCCCCTCACATCTCTTTCATCAACTTCATCTGTGATGATGACGACAACAGCCACGCCAAGCAGTGAGGAGACAACAACTTTAGGCCCAGACAGCCTGGAGCAGATGAAAGCTATCTACACTAGCTTCCTGACCAACTCTTACTGGTCATCGCTGAATTTGAATATGCCTCAGCAAACAGCAGAAAAGCCCCCACGTAGTCACAGTAGTAGCAGcagcagtagcagcagcagcagtagctGTGGTAGTGGTGGTTACGACTGGCACCAGACAGCAGTGGCTAAGACCTTGCATAATGTTTCACAGAACCAGAGTAGACTGCTGCACCCAGCATCTGAGCCAAACCTCTTCAGTACTGTACAGCTTTATCGGCAGAGCACCAAACTCTATGGTTCCATCTTCACTGGTGCAAGCAAGTTCCGCTGCAAAGACTGCAGTGCTGCCTATGACACTTTGGTTGAGCTCACTGTGCACATGAATGAGACGGGCCATTACAGAGATGATAACCATGAGACAGACAGTGAAGGTACCAAGCGCTGGTCGAAGCCTCGCAAGCGTTCCCTGATGGAGATGGAAGGAAAAGAGGATGCCCAGAAAGTTCTTAAGTGCATGTACTGTGGCCATTCATTTGAGTCACTGCAGGACCTTAGTGTTCACATGATAAAGACAAAACACTACCAAAAAGTGCCTCTTAAGGAACCAGTAACTCCTGTGGCAGCCAAGATTATCTCTTCAGCTCGTAAAAGAGCCCCCATTGAACTAGAATTCCCCAGCTCACCAGATTCCAATGGTGGCACCCCCAAGCCTTCTTTGTCTGACCCCAATGACTTTCTTCAAAAGACCCCCAATCCCTACATCACATCTAACAATCGGTATGGACACCAGAATGGTGCTAGTTATGCATGGCAGTTTGAGTCACGGAAATCCCAGATTCTGAAGTGCATGGAGTGTGGAAGCTCACATGACACACTACAGGAGCTGACAGCCCATATGATGGTCACAGGACACTTCATCAAGGTTACTAATTCTGCCATCAAGAAAGGCAAACCTATCATGGAGTCAATGTCCACAACGGCTCCTAACACCATAACTACTAATGAAGAAAAGGTACAGTCAGTGCCACTGGCTGCCACCGCATTTTCCCCACCACCACCTGCACCTCCTCCCCCTTGTATCTCCCCTGCCATCACACCCATGGAGATTAAAAAGGAGGAGAAGGAAGTGGAATGTACCAAGGAGATAAATGATAGCAAAGACAAGAAGGCAACAGACAGTGAGACAGACGAGAAGTTTGAAGTCTCATCAAAATATCCATATTTGACAGAGGAAGATCTTGAAGAAAACCCTAAGGGGGGGTTTGACATTCTCAAGTCTCTCGAGAATACAGTAACATCTGCCATTAACAAAGCACAGAATGGCACACCCAGCTGGGGAGGCTACCCCAGTATTCACGCGGCCTACCAGCTTCCAAACATTATGAAACTGTCCCTGCGCAGCTCAGGGAAAAGTTCTCCTCTGAAATATATGTTTTCAGGAGAAGAGATCCTGTCTTCTATCAAAAGCCAGCCTCTAATTTCTCCACCTAGTTGCCAAACATCCCCTTTGCCCAAAAACAACTTCCACGCCATGGAGGAGCTAGTCAAAAAAGTCACAGAAAAAGTGGCCAAAGTAGAGGAGAAGATGAGGGATCCTGGAGCTAGATCTTCCCCACTTAGACGTACTACACCCTCCCCTTGCAGTAGCGATGCAGGGGAATCTGCCAGAGCGGAGTCCCCAAAGGAAAGAAGAGGAGCCAAAACCCCTGAGACTAATGGGGGTGGAAACACTCACAAAGATTCAAATGGTGATGCGCTTACAAAAGAGTTTCCGGAGAATGGTACTGACCATGTTGTCAAAACCCCTGTGTCTAACTTATGCAGCAGCACTGCAATTATAACCGACCATCCTCCAGAGCAGCCATTTGTCAACCCTTTAAGTGCGCTTCAGTCCGTCATGAATGTTCACCTAGGAAAAGCTGCCAAACCTGCCCTGCCATCCCTTGACCCCATGAGCATGCTCTTCAAGATGAGCAACAGCCTGGCAGAAAAGGCAGCTATAGCTGCCTCCACTCCATCTCAGACCAAAAAAAACAACGATCATCTAGACCGTTACTTCTACCACGTCAACAATGACCAGCCTATTGACCTGACCAAAGGCAAGAGTGATAAGAGCAACTCCCTGAGATCTGCTGCCCTGTCCTCCTCTACCTCCACTCCCACCTCAATTTCACCATCATCAGCCATCACCATGGCAAAAGCCTCATCTGCTGTGGCTTCCTTCATGTCCAGCTCGCCTCTGCGCGAAAATGCCCTGTCCGACATCTCAGATATGCTACGCAACCTCACAGAGAATCATGCTTCCAAGTCCTCCACGCCAACGAGTCTTTCAGAGCGCTCAGATATAGACGGATCGACGGCAGAGGAAGCAGAGGAGATCTCTCCCGCTCAGAAACGAAAGGGTCGGCAGTCCAACTGGAATCCTCAGCATCTACTTATCTTGCAGGCACAGTTTGCCTCCAGTTTGCGGCAAACAGGTGATGGCAAGTACATTATGTCAGACCTTAGTCCACAGGAGCGCATGCATATTTCCCGCTTCACTGGCCTCTCAATGACAACCATCAGCCACTGGCTGGCCAACGTCAAATACCAGCTGAGGCGGACAGGTGGCACAAAGTTCTTGAAAAATCTagactctggccaccctgtcttcTTCTGCAGTGACTGTGCATCACAGATTCGTTCCCCCTCTACCTACATCAGCCATCTTGAGTCACATCTGGGCTTTCGGCTTAGGGACCTGGCTAAGTTGTCTGGAGAGCATCTTGTTACCCAGATCTCACGCCATAACAAGGGGCTTTGTGAGAAACTGCTTTCAACCCAAGCACATTCAATCCCCAACCCCAGCCCTCACTCACATTCCCCCTCCCCTTCCCCAGATGAGGAGGCAAATGGCACCTCATATCAGTGTAAACTGTGTAACCGGACTTTTGCCAGCAAGCACGCTGTCAAGCTCCATCTTAGTAAGACCCATGGTAAATCCCCTGAGGACCATCTTATGTATGTTAGTGAACTTGAGAGACCTTAG
- the LOC128016671 gene encoding teashirt homolog 3 isoform X2, translated as MKYVCQDKDLLLKDRQGFHDSPPADFSSHEMDSESHLSESSDRMSDFESASVKNEEDISAKEPLTSLSSTSSVMMTTTATPSSEETTTLGPDSLEQMKAIYTSFLTNSYWSSLNLNMPQQTAEKPPRSHSSSSSSSSSSSSCGSGGYDWHQTAVAKTLHNVSQNQSRLLHPASEPNLFSTVQLYRQSTKLYGSIFTGASKFRCKDCSAAYDTLVELTVHMNETGHYRDDNHETDSEGTKRWSKPRKRSLMEMEGKEDAQKVLKCMYCGHSFESLQDLSVHMIKTKHYQKVPLKEPVTPVAAKIISSARKRAPIELEFPSSPDSNGGTPKPSLSDPNDFLQKTPNPYITSNNRYGHQNGASYAWQFESRKSQILKCMECGSSHDTLQELTAHMMVTGHFIKVTNSAIKKGKPIMESMSTTAPNTITTNEEKVQSVPLAATAFSPPPPAPPPPCISPAITPMEIKKEEKEVECTKEINDSKDKKATDSETDEKFEVSSKYPYLTEEDLEENPKGGFDILKSLENTVTSAINKAQNGTPSWGGYPSIHAAYQLPNIMKLSLRSSGKSSPLKYMFSGEEILSSIKSQPLISPPSCQTSPLPKNNFHAMEELVKKVTEKVAKVEEKMRDPGARSSPLRRTTPSPCSSDAGESARAESPKERRGAKTPETNGGGNTHKDSNGDALTKEFPENGTDHVVKTPVSNLCSSTAIITDHPPEQPFVNPLSALQSVMNVHLGKAAKPALPSLDPMSMLFKMSNSLAEKAAIAASTPSQTKKNNDHLDRYFYHVNNDQPIDLTKGKSDKSNSLRSAALSSSTSTPTSISPSSAITMAKASSAVASFMSSSPLRENALSDISDMLRNLTENHASKSSTPTSLSERSDIDGSTAEEAEEISPAQKRKGRQSNWNPQHLLILQAQFASSLRQTGDGKYIMSDLSPQERMHISRFTGLSMTTISHWLANVKYQLRRTGGTKFLKNLDSGHPVFFCSDCASQIRSPSTYISHLESHLGFRLRDLAKLSGEHLVTQISRHNKGLCEKLLSTQAHSIPNPSPHSHSPSPSPDEEANGTSYQCKLCNRTFASKHAVKLHLSKTHGKSPEDHLMYVSELERP; from the coding sequence ATGAAGTATGTGTGCCAGGACAAGGACTTACTCCTTAAAGACAGGCAAGGCTTCCATGATTCTCCACCGGCGGATTTCTCTAGCCATGAAATGGACAGCGAATCACACCTGAGTGAGTCCAGTGACCGCATGTCAGACTTTGAGAGTGCCTCAGTAAAGAATGAAGAAGATATTTCAGCCAAGGAGCCCCTCACATCTCTTTCATCAACTTCATCTGTGATGATGACGACAACAGCCACGCCAAGCAGTGAGGAGACAACAACTTTAGGCCCAGACAGCCTGGAGCAGATGAAAGCTATCTACACTAGCTTCCTGACCAACTCTTACTGGTCATCGCTGAATTTGAATATGCCTCAGCAAACAGCAGAAAAGCCCCCACGTAGTCACAGTAGTAGCAGcagcagtagcagcagcagcagtagctGTGGTAGTGGTGGTTACGACTGGCACCAGACAGCAGTGGCTAAGACCTTGCATAATGTTTCACAGAACCAGAGTAGACTGCTGCACCCAGCATCTGAGCCAAACCTCTTCAGTACTGTACAGCTTTATCGGCAGAGCACCAAACTCTATGGTTCCATCTTCACTGGTGCAAGCAAGTTCCGCTGCAAAGACTGCAGTGCTGCCTATGACACTTTGGTTGAGCTCACTGTGCACATGAATGAGACGGGCCATTACAGAGATGATAACCATGAGACAGACAGTGAAGGTACCAAGCGCTGGTCGAAGCCTCGCAAGCGTTCCCTGATGGAGATGGAAGGAAAAGAGGATGCCCAGAAAGTTCTTAAGTGCATGTACTGTGGCCATTCATTTGAGTCACTGCAGGACCTTAGTGTTCACATGATAAAGACAAAACACTACCAAAAAGTGCCTCTTAAGGAACCAGTAACTCCTGTGGCAGCCAAGATTATCTCTTCAGCTCGTAAAAGAGCCCCCATTGAACTAGAATTCCCCAGCTCACCAGATTCCAATGGTGGCACCCCCAAGCCTTCTTTGTCTGACCCCAATGACTTTCTTCAAAAGACCCCCAATCCCTACATCACATCTAACAATCGGTATGGACACCAGAATGGTGCTAGTTATGCATGGCAGTTTGAGTCACGGAAATCCCAGATTCTGAAGTGCATGGAGTGTGGAAGCTCACATGACACACTACAGGAGCTGACAGCCCATATGATGGTCACAGGACACTTCATCAAGGTTACTAATTCTGCCATCAAGAAAGGCAAACCTATCATGGAGTCAATGTCCACAACGGCTCCTAACACCATAACTACTAATGAAGAAAAGGTACAGTCAGTGCCACTGGCTGCCACCGCATTTTCCCCACCACCACCTGCACCTCCTCCCCCTTGTATCTCCCCTGCCATCACACCCATGGAGATTAAAAAGGAGGAGAAGGAAGTGGAATGTACCAAGGAGATAAATGATAGCAAAGACAAGAAGGCAACAGACAGTGAGACAGACGAGAAGTTTGAAGTCTCATCAAAATATCCATATTTGACAGAGGAAGATCTTGAAGAAAACCCTAAGGGGGGGTTTGACATTCTCAAGTCTCTCGAGAATACAGTAACATCTGCCATTAACAAAGCACAGAATGGCACACCCAGCTGGGGAGGCTACCCCAGTATTCACGCGGCCTACCAGCTTCCAAACATTATGAAACTGTCCCTGCGCAGCTCAGGGAAAAGTTCTCCTCTGAAATATATGTTTTCAGGAGAAGAGATCCTGTCTTCTATCAAAAGCCAGCCTCTAATTTCTCCACCTAGTTGCCAAACATCCCCTTTGCCCAAAAACAACTTCCACGCCATGGAGGAGCTAGTCAAAAAAGTCACAGAAAAAGTGGCCAAAGTAGAGGAGAAGATGAGGGATCCTGGAGCTAGATCTTCCCCACTTAGACGTACTACACCCTCCCCTTGCAGTAGCGATGCAGGGGAATCTGCCAGAGCGGAGTCCCCAAAGGAAAGAAGAGGAGCCAAAACCCCTGAGACTAATGGGGGTGGAAACACTCACAAAGATTCAAATGGTGATGCGCTTACAAAAGAGTTTCCGGAGAATGGTACTGACCATGTTGTCAAAACCCCTGTGTCTAACTTATGCAGCAGCACTGCAATTATAACCGACCATCCTCCAGAGCAGCCATTTGTCAACCCTTTAAGTGCGCTTCAGTCCGTCATGAATGTTCACCTAGGAAAAGCTGCCAAACCTGCCCTGCCATCCCTTGACCCCATGAGCATGCTCTTCAAGATGAGCAACAGCCTGGCAGAAAAGGCAGCTATAGCTGCCTCCACTCCATCTCAGACCAAAAAAAACAACGATCATCTAGACCGTTACTTCTACCACGTCAACAATGACCAGCCTATTGACCTGACCAAAGGCAAGAGTGATAAGAGCAACTCCCTGAGATCTGCTGCCCTGTCCTCCTCTACCTCCACTCCCACCTCAATTTCACCATCATCAGCCATCACCATGGCAAAAGCCTCATCTGCTGTGGCTTCCTTCATGTCCAGCTCGCCTCTGCGCGAAAATGCCCTGTCCGACATCTCAGATATGCTACGCAACCTCACAGAGAATCATGCTTCCAAGTCCTCCACGCCAACGAGTCTTTCAGAGCGCTCAGATATAGACGGATCGACGGCAGAGGAAGCAGAGGAGATCTCTCCCGCTCAGAAACGAAAGGGTCGGCAGTCCAACTGGAATCCTCAGCATCTACTTATCTTGCAGGCACAGTTTGCCTCCAGTTTGCGGCAAACAGGTGATGGCAAGTACATTATGTCAGACCTTAGTCCACAGGAGCGCATGCATATTTCCCGCTTCACTGGCCTCTCAATGACAACCATCAGCCACTGGCTGGCCAACGTCAAATACCAGCTGAGGCGGACAGGTGGCACAAAGTTCTTGAAAAATCTagactctggccaccctgtcttcTTCTGCAGTGACTGTGCATCACAGATTCGTTCCCCCTCTACCTACATCAGCCATCTTGAGTCACATCTGGGCTTTCGGCTTAGGGACCTGGCTAAGTTGTCTGGAGAGCATCTTGTTACCCAGATCTCACGCCATAACAAGGGGCTTTGTGAGAAACTGCTTTCAACCCAAGCACATTCAATCCCCAACCCCAGCCCTCACTCACATTCCCCCTCCCCTTCCCCAGATGAGGAGGCAAATGGCACCTCATATCAGTGTAAACTGTGTAACCGGACTTTTGCCAGCAAGCACGCTGTCAAGCTCCATCTTAGTAAGACCCATGGTAAATCCCCTGAGGACCATCTTATGTATGTTAGTGAACTTGAGAGACCTTAG